Below is a window of Gossypium hirsutum isolate 1008001.06 unplaced genomic scaffold, Gossypium_hirsutum_v2.1 scaffold_1195, whole genome shotgun sequence DNA.
taaaaaaagaaatgtcaggaaaaaaaatggaaaggaacACAGATTAAAAGGGAGGAcgagaaatagaaaaataataataaatgataaaaatcagAATAAAAGGTAACAACTAACTGAGTAGACATAATTTACAGGAGAAAGAAGCGTCTCTCATCAAGAATTTAGGGAGACATTGGAAACTGCTTAATGTAtctagttttaattttaaatcagtgtttaattttcttgttaaatatattaaaattattttaaaaattcaaaatatatataactcattaaaattttaaaaaaaatatcaaataaatgcaAATTGTGAGGTGCGTTGAAATGtttaaaattgtaatattttaactaatatttttattaaaaataaaattttcattttttaaaaaaattgaacaattTTTAACGAATGAATCCCAGAAACACTTCCCCGAGGCCCGTAATGATTCATTAACCAACCTTAATAAAAACCACTGAACAAATTAGCAAAAAGAAGCATATGTCGGCTAAAAACAGAGAGAAATAGTATTCTGCTCAGCGgatattacaaaaatattatacaGATATTTGGAATGTTATTTGGAAAAGGAACTATACTgacaaaaatataaatgaaagcCGAAATCTAAGCGTGACTTAGGCCCAACAAAAACAAACCCCAAATTTATTCTGCTAAgcaaaaacaagaaaagaagcaTATATCAACTAAAAACAGAGAGGAAAAGTATTCTGCTCAACGGATATTACAAAAATTACTCTGCTAAGCAAAAACAAGAAAAGGTTTTGTAAAACTTACACGATTGATGACGATTTTCTACACTTTGGGAGCCGAAGCGACGGCGCGTTTGACGCTCACCAAACCCGAAACTCGATCTGATTGAAACGTTCGTTCTTGGTTTACAACGCAGTATGCATATACAGGAAGAGAAAACTTAGATATCTatctgaaattaaaaaaaatacaagaaaaggcAAATACACAGTTAATGTAAATATTCATACCTGAAATGATTCACCCATGAAGCAGGCGATTTCAACATCACAACAAACAGAACCGGCAGAGAAAAACTTATGGGTTTCTCCCTCTCACGAAAACTATCTTCCCACAGTAGAGTGTCTGTGGGTACACAAAGCTATAAAAGAATGacaggaaaaaaatgaaaagagacCAAAACACTACTCCTATCTAATTAATTCATTCAAAAGTTCAAGATAAAAAGAATAAGCTGAAAaggcagagagagagagagagattaagCTATGACCTTTGGCACAATACCCTGATTAATTGCTCGTTCAGATGGAGTGGcaaaatttttgtccaaatgaAGACAAGGATTTGACGCAGTTCTGGAGTGGTTGTTTGCAACAGCTTCAGAACATAAGGAAATATTCCAACAGAAGGGGCCTAAAAACAGAATCCACCCTGTAAGTAAACAACAGCATGAAACACAATGAAATGTAAATAGTGAAGAGTACAACCCTAAAGAACTACCAGATCTACAGCCCATGGTCCCATATCAAGGAAT
It encodes the following:
- the LOC107939829 gene encoding uncharacterized protein isoform X2, coding for MFQVWLSQCHRFHALVLLGRFLDMGPWAVDLAPSVGIFPYVLKLLQTTTPELRQILVFIWTKILPLHLNEQLIRLCVPTDTLLWEDSFREREKPISFSLPVLFVVMLKSPASWVNHFRTNVSIRSSFGFGERQTRRRFGSQSVENRHQS
- the LOC107939829 gene encoding uncharacterized protein isoform X3, with the protein product MGCRSGPFCWNISLCSEAVANNHSRTASNPCLHLDKNFATPSERAINQGIVPKLCVPTDTLLWEDSFREREKPISFSLPVLFVVMLKSPASWVNHFRTNVSIRSSFGFGERQTRRRFGSQSVENRHQS
- the LOC107939829 gene encoding uncharacterized protein isoform X1; translated protein: MFQVWLSQCHRFHALVLLGRFLDMGPWAVDLAPSVGIFPYVLKLLQTTTPELRQILVFIWTKILPLHLNEQLIRLCVPTDTLLWEDSFREREKPISFSLPVLFVVMLKSPASWVNHFRTNVSIRSSFGFGERQTRRRFGSQSVENRHQS